The following DNA comes from Hordeum vulgare subsp. vulgare chromosome 3H, MorexV3_pseudomolecules_assembly, whole genome shotgun sequence.
ACAAATAGACAGAGCCACGAGAGCTGCCCAATACCGAACCTCGACTATTAACCGTGGATCTATAAGGCAGCTCACACTCTCCACCGAATCGATTAGCTAAGCTAGCATGGACACAAAGGCGTGCATCTCTCTTGTAATCCTCGCGCTCGTGCTCGCCGGCCCGGACACGAGTGCTGCGGCGCTCGCCGGCATCCACGCGGCGGCAGCAGTGATGCCAATGTCGTCGGCGACGACGATGAAGCTTGAGGACGGGGTGGCGCCGGAGCTCTTGGATTCGACGACGGTTGACATGGAGGAGGGGCACCGCCGCGTCCTCGCTGGCAGAGGCATCACCGCGAGTTCCCTGAACCCCAACAAGGCCGCCTGCACCCGGACGTGCCCGGCGCGCGGACGGCCGTACACCGGCCGGGCATGCCTCAGAAGGTACCAGTGTCGTTAGGGACAGTGATCGTTACAGCACTTCGTCCGACGTCCATGGGTGCACTCCCGTTCGATCGGTGTATTGCTGCATATTTCCATCTGCATTTTGCCCGTGTCGTCTCGTCTGCGATCGCCATGTATGTTGATATTGAACTTTGCACGCAGTCTTGTCTGTACAACTGTCGAATGGTGCTGATTGTACCATCCAATCATGGTCGAAAGAAAATGTGGGCAAATCCGCAAATGTAAGCTACATCCTGTGGTGATTGTACCTCGTTGGCATAAGAGACCCGCAGCGGAAAAGCCATGAATATTTTACATACCCATTATTAGAGCAGGAGCCGCAGTCATATGCTGCCATCACCTAGGAGGCGGGCGTCGTCTACATCCTAACGACGAGGCGTCTACAGTGACTTCATAAATCTTAAAATGATATACCGTCTCAGTCTTTCAAAGATGCTCAGAGTGATAGGATATGCATATGTGCGTTCATAGAAGTAAGTATATGCGTATGTGTATAAGCGTTTGTGTGTGTATTGTATTTAACAAAAAAATACACACCGTAAGGAAGTACTCACTCCATTCTAAAAAAACAAGTTTAATATAATTTTGTATTAAAATTAGTATGAAGTTGATGTTGAAATACTTATTTTAGAACATATATATTTTGTCGGTCCGACGCTCGAGCAGGAGTTGTGTGCCATCTGACTACCGAATTGCAATCAGTACCGCGCTAGATCGCCGGTGGGTGGTCCGCTGAAAACCCATCTACACCAACCGTTATGCATCCATGCCTCTTCCGACCACGTACCTACGGCTTTGGTACGCTGGACTCTGGAGCATAGCCAATCTATTAGCATTCAAGTTCATTATAACGACTTGATAAAGATCGACGACGGTAATTTGGCCAGAGCATTCTACCATTAGCTATTTACGTGCCACGTGTAAGTAGGTCCATACTCTACTTATAATCTAAAAAAATACGTTCTCTAGCATTTCTGGCCAGATCATCAAAAGTTGTATGTAATTCGTAGCTAGGCCACACGCTACTTATCATTAGATTCTATTCATTTAAGATTCAAGTGGTCCGGTCCGGTCCGGATTGTCCCAAGTGTTGTTCTGCACGCGATGCCGTTTTGTTCAGCACATTAAACTAACTATAGCGTGCACACGCTTTTTGCGCGTCCGCTGGAGCGCCCAGAACAGCTCTGCGCGCGCAAAAAAGACGGCGCAGCGCTAAAGTAGcgcgtctgctagagatgctctaagaacaTGTAAGAAATTTTTAGGTTAAAAGTTTGGGACGCACCTCCATAATAGGGTAAATGTGTAGCCTTTACGTTCTAGGTTTTGGGCCCTACCACCTGCTACTGTTTCCGAAAGCATACAATAACATGTGCTTGTGCTACATAGAAGCTTACTAACAAAAATGCCAtgtgttgcaacggaagaaaataaATTTTCCATGTTTAAGTCAAGGGTCTGTACGCTGTCATGGAAGAGCACTCACATATATGATGCTATCAAGATTCGTCTTAACCAAAAACTTAATTACCCATTTGTTAAAATATCATACATGGACAATACATGCATTTGTCTACATAACGAGATACATAGTTGAATGCCCATGCATTGCTATGGAGAAAAACTATCAATTGATTGCACCTTCTCATTTTCCAATTAAACCTATTGGCCTTGACAACCCTGAACTCTCTTGTCACCACCAACATGGAACAAAAGTTTCTTATGACAATAAATATGGATCAAAGGTACTTGGGATGTTAGTTTGGCAAAGAGTGTATCTATTTCCATCCTTGACAACCCAAATTTTTTCATAGCCTCTTAGATATTTTTGGAAACATCATACATGTCACGCCTAGCATCTCAACCTTTGAATTGTCTGAATCTCCGTAAAAAAGTTCAGAACATGCATCCTACTTACTTCTGCTTCTCAGGTTCAGAACCATTTAAAGTAAACAAACGAGCACTGTTACCATGATACGAAATAAATTCAGGTTAAATTAACAATGACCTGTACAACCGACCAGAAAAACTGTGAGTTTAAGAAAATATTAACAAGAAGAGTGGGCCTGatgaaaaaacaaacaaaactacCATAACATGTGTACATACATTTTCCCCGTGAGCAAAGATAATCAATCTATTTTTTCTGAGGGAACAAAGACATCAATCCTTTCCAACTCCTTCCCATATCAGGCCAAAGGCCAGTTTGGCTGACACAGAAGCCCACCTGGCTACTATGTGCTGCTAGtccacactagtggaaaacgcgcctttggccgggaccctttaatcccggcctgcctctgggccgggactaaagacccggccacgtcgtcccaaatcgcaatgcctccttcgaggctttagtcccggcccgtaaggagcctttagtcccggtttgtgtcccaaaccgggactaaagggctacgcggtgtgcagcccgcatgtgcgccacctttagtcccggtttgtgtctcaaaccgggactaaagtcctgtgcctatatatagcacaacccccctctcccctcttccttgcatttttcttggatggaggattgtgggtgtgtgctagctctctactttttttgatgcactagaggtgtttgttgaaatgtgtgttagagcgatgccgcttcagttcaccgaacacaactacgatatgaggtgcctgagccacgcttaaacctcttcctctttatttctacttattctaaaaggttagcaactatatttcctcgtttagaccgtgcggtactaatttttaggatcgtgattgtatttgatatactgtcgtataacacagatgagccatccatggatgtacggtgatcgacgcacagccgcttacagagaaggcgtgcattcttttcaagatggagccgatgcgaacaagcatggtggtggctatatgttttgttcatgtgttgaatgtcggaatgagaaggattacacttcctcaagagtcattcagagccacctgcttcggtccggttttatgtcgggctataatgtttggaccaagcacggagaaagaggggttatgatggaagacaacgatgaagaagaagagaacgatgatgacaactaccgatctatgttccctgagtatgctgataccgcaatggaagacaatgaagaagaagatcaggatgaagaacgggaaccagatgagcccgctgatgatcttggccgggtcatttctgatgcacggcgaggttgcgacacagaaaatgaGAGGTTGCAGtttgagcagatgttacaggaccacaagaaattattgtacccaacttgtgaagatggccagaagaagctgggtagcacactggaattgctgaagtggaaggcagagaccggtgtgactgactcgtcattcgaaaagttgctggtactgatgaagaagatgcttccaagaaagaacgaattgcccgccagcacgtacgaagcaaataagcttgtctgccctctaggattagacgtgcagaagatacatgcatgccctaatgactgtatcctctaccgcggtgagaagtacgagaatatgaataaatgcccggtatgcactgcattgcggtataagatcagaaaagatgaccctggtgatattgagggcgagccacccaggaagagggttcctgccaaggtgatgtggtatgctcctataataccacggttgaaacgtctgttcagaaataaagatcatgcgaagttgttgcgatggcacatggaagatcgtatgaaagacgataagttgaggcacaccgctaatGGTcgacagtggagaaaaatcgagagagagttcccgagatttgcagctgacgcaaggaacttatggttaggtctgagtacagatggcatgaatccttttgggagcagagttgcagtcacagcacctggcccgttactctatgtatctacaaccttcctccttggttgtgcatgaagcggaagttcattatgatgccagtgcttatccaaggtccaaagcaacccggcaacgatattgatgtgtacctaaggccattagttgatgaacttttacagttgtgggctgaaccaggtgtacgtgtgtgggaagagcacaaacaagaggaatttcaccttcgagcgttgcttttcgtaaccatcaatgattggcctgctcttagtaacatttcacgacagtcaaacaagggatacaatgcatgcacgcactgtttggatcagacagaaagtatatatctggacaaatgtaggaagaatgtgtacccgtacaatcgtcgttttcttccgcccaagcatcccttaaagaaaaaaggcaagcatttcaatggcaaggcagaaccccgggggaagcctgtcatccgtactggtgctgaaatatttgatatggtcaaagatttaaaagtaatctttggaaagggtcctggcagccaacctgttcctaacggccctgataagcgcgcacccatgtggaagaagaaatctatattttgggagctaccctactgggaagtccatgaggtccgctcggcaatcgacgtgatgcacctgacgaagaatctctgcgtgaatattctaggcttcctgggcttgtatggtaagtcaaaagatacaccggaagcacgggaggaccaggaacgtcataaaggaagagatggcatgcatccatggcagtttcaagggcgtgccagctacgctcttactaaggaagagaaggaaatcttctttgaagtccttttcagtatcaaggtcccgactggcttctcatcgaatataaagggaatcgtaaatatgaaagacaaaaaattccaaaacctaaagtctcatgactgccacgtgcttatgacgcaattgcttccggttgcattgaggggaattctaccggaaaatgttcgactggcaattgtgaaggtatgtgcattcctcaatgcaatttctcagaaggtaatcgatcgagaaagtctatcagggttacagattgatgtggtccaatgtctggtcagctttgagttgttgttcccgccatccttcttcaatataatgacacacctcctagttcacctagtcgaagagattagaattctcggtcctgtgtttctacacaatatgttctccttcgagaggttcatgggagtcttaaagaaatatgttcgtaaccgtgctaggccagaaggaagcctctccaagggctatggaacagaggaggtcattgagttttgtgtggactttcttcctgaccttaagctgattggtgttcctgaatcttggtatgagggtaggctgacaggaaaaggcacattaGGAAGGAgaacaaaagtatgtatggacgggcattctttctctcaagcacactacacagttctacacaattccaccgtggtggcacagtatatcgtgagacacaagaatattctatgctccgaaaacccggggaaggctgactcttggattaaaggggaacacgagaagactttcggtagttggttgcagacacatctcatgaatgacgacaccgttggagatgagctgtactgtttggccaggccaccatcttcgactatatgtactttccaagggtatgagataaatgggaatacattttacacggttgcccaagataaaaagagcaccaaccgaaatagtggtgtccgctttgatgcaacaaacgagaatgggcactgtttggaaacatattacaggtacatagaggagatatgagaacttgactatggacctacttttaagatccctttgtttcggtgcaaatgggtgaagctgacaggaggcggggtagtggtagaccaaaagtacggcatgacaacagtggatctcaacaatcttgcgtacattgacaaaccatttgtcctagccaatgatgtcgctcaggttttctatgtgaaggacatgtctacaaaaacgagaaaaagaaatcagcaaaagaagatatcgtccgatgagccaaaacgtcaaatagttctttcagggaaaagaaacatcgtgggagtagatgacaagacagacatgtcagaagattataataagtttcatgaaattccgcccttcaaagtgaaaactgacccaagcatcctactgaatgatgaagattctccatggctacgacccagaagaaaacagaaataatagataggaatattggtgcaataatgtaataatgtattaaaccttttatgtaatgcatgtatggaatgtactaaatttcaaacacttctcattttcatagttttgtcaaattctcaaatacgcaaaaagaattttaataaacctttgtaagagatgagttctcgttcgaaaccctgatacttcgagagagattgtccattttgtacacgaagtgcatccagtttttgtcgtagccatctcaactttttaacacgtgctatgtgggtgaaatgatgatagcatgccaactttcaacattttcagagttcatttgtagtgcttttcaatttcagggtcaactagctcaaaaaaaaagtaaatgcaagaaatataccaaatgaagtcagaaattgttgaaattttgtgatgtgcctttgaatggtgcattttgaacacacaaaaagtatggagttcaaataagttcaaaaaaatgaaatccctttgtaagagatgagttctcgttcgaaaccctgatactgcgagagagattgtccgttttgtacacgaagtgcatccagtttttgtcgtagccctctcaactttttaacacatgctatgtgggtgaaatgatgatagcatgccaactttcaacattttcagagttcatttatagtgcttctcaatttcagggtcaactagctcaaaaaaaaagtaaatgcacgaaacataccaaatgaagtcagaaattgttgaaattttgtgatgtgcctttgaatggtgcattttgaacacacaaaaagtatggagttcaaataagttcaaaaaaccatattatgaaattaaatattatcattggcgattcatctctattatgaaattaaatatatcaaaaaaccattgtagaacatatgaccaaattaatacaagttcatcatcacattaaagccaaagaaaagtaatgatcaaatgttattattgcaaaaaataaatgcataaagttctctcataaaacaacatacaactatgtaaaacatttaaataaaacaaaaaatgcgatcaaaatcgcaactaagctaacaattgacccaacagcataatgataccaagcctctttgtcaatgccatattttctaatattcctaatcttcaagcgcatttcatccatcttcaaacgcattgcatccatcttcaaccgcatcgcatcgatcttcatcttgcgatcatcgatgacattggcgacatgcaactctagttccatattcttatcctcaattattttca
Coding sequences within:
- the LOC123440961 gene encoding uncharacterized protein LOC123440961; amino-acid sequence: MDTKACISLVILALVLAGPDTSAAALAGIHAAAAVMPMSSATTMKLEDGVAPELLDSTTVDMEEGHRRVLAGRGITASSLNPNKAACTRTCPARGRPYTGRACLRRYQCR